Proteins encoded within one genomic window of Amycolatopsis sp. 2-15:
- a CDS encoding GbsR/MarR family transcriptional regulator has translation MDDEVIEWIERVAGFLTQEYGLPPIAGRVLGRLMACDPPEQSAAQLAAAVGASRASLTTNLRLLLDAGLVGKRLGRGERTAYYRVDDDAWQRVIRRRIAALGSFRDITKAGIELLERDGGRAARVRSADAAFAWLAEAFADAGEPK, from the coding sequence GTGGACGACGAGGTGATCGAGTGGATCGAGCGGGTCGCGGGCTTCCTCACGCAGGAGTACGGCCTGCCGCCGATCGCGGGGCGCGTGCTCGGCCGGCTGATGGCGTGCGACCCGCCGGAGCAGTCGGCGGCGCAGCTGGCCGCGGCGGTGGGCGCGAGCCGCGCGTCGCTCACGACCAACCTGCGGCTGCTGCTCGACGCCGGGCTCGTCGGCAAACGCCTCGGCCGCGGCGAGCGCACCGCCTACTACCGCGTGGACGACGACGCGTGGCAGCGCGTGATCCGCCGCCGCATCGCCGCCCTGGGCTCGTTCCGCGACATCACGAAGGCCGGCATCGAGCTGCTCGAACGCGACGGCGGCCGGGCGGCGCGGGTGCGCAGCGCCGACGCGGCGTTCGCCTGGCTGGCCGAGGCGTTCGCGGACGCGGGTGAACCGAAGTGA
- a CDS encoding DUF1304 domain-containing protein — protein sequence MTVVANVLVGLVALIHVYIVVLEMFLWTSPRARAAFGTTESFAQESKALAANQGLYNGFLAAALIWGLIATDPTGFQFKLYGLACVIVAGLYGAATASKRILLVQVLPGVLALVFVLLAR from the coding sequence GTGACGGTTGTCGCGAACGTGCTGGTGGGGCTGGTCGCCCTCATCCACGTTTACATCGTGGTGCTCGAAATGTTCCTCTGGACGAGCCCGCGCGCCCGCGCGGCGTTCGGCACCACCGAGTCGTTCGCGCAGGAGAGCAAGGCGCTCGCCGCGAACCAGGGGCTGTACAACGGTTTCCTCGCCGCGGCCCTGATCTGGGGCCTCATCGCGACCGACCCGACGGGCTTCCAGTTCAAGCTCTACGGCCTGGCCTGCGTGATCGTCGCCGGCCTGTACGGCGCCGCGACGGCCTCGAAGCGGATCCTGCTGGTGCAGGTGCTGCCGGGCGTCCTCGCGCTCGTGTTCGTGCTGCTGGCGCGCTGA
- a CDS encoding FAD-dependent monooxygenase: MALPRRARAGVPLHGLARRHRARCGAAGARQLHDGPRRVLHDPPPARRPRLLGPRRGRAHTRRAQSERARRGGPPHRGLARRGPRARGGDAAGRRAAQRHPRPRPAARVTSDRVALLGDAAHAVPPDLGQGACQAIEDAVVLAVSLRDHSVPEALAAYDAARRPRAAYVTKQARGKAAADTSSAWWLHALLAVTVPLLPASVIRRQAAPLWDWTPPVL; this comes from the coding sequence CTGGCTCTTCCCCGCCGCGCCCGGGCCGGGGTTCCGCTACACGGCCTGGCGCGGCGTCACCGAGCCCGGTGTGGGGCCGCCGGTGCGCGGCAGCTTCACGATGGGCCGCGGCGCGTACTTCATGATCCACCCCCTGCCCGGCGCCCGCGCCTGCTGGGCCCTCGGCGCGGCCGAGCCCACACCCGGCGTGCGCAATCCGAGCGAGCACGCCGAGGTGGCCCGCCGCATCGCGGACTGGCCCGCCGAGGCCCGCGAGCTCGTGGCGGCGACGCGGCCGGACGCCGTGCTGCACAACGACATCCTCGACCTCGACCCGCTGCCCGCGTCACGAGCGACCGCGTCGCGCTGCTCGGTGACGCGGCTCACGCCGTGCCGCCGGACCTCGGCCAGGGCGCGTGCCAGGCGATCGAGGACGCCGTGGTGCTCGCCGTCTCGCTGCGGGACCACTCCGTGCCCGAAGCGCTGGCCGCGTACGACGCCGCGCGCCGACCGCGTGCGGCGTACGTCACGAAGCAGGCGCGCGGCAAGGCGGCGGCCGACACGTCGTCGGCGTGGTGGCTGCACGCGCTGCTGGCGGTGACGGTGCCGCTGCTGCCCGCGTCGGTGATCCGCCGCCAGGCCGCGCCCTTGTGGGACTGGACGCCGCCCGTCCTCTGA
- a CDS encoding DUF3592 domain-containing protein, translating to MTDSATWDRVLRRQFWRAVGWAVLCLLVVPASALGIAWQGSRADYLLDHGTEVTGKVVAVGTPRDGDGTPTVTVAYTAGGVPEQAQINRDSDRDYEMGEPVSVFYDPDAPTHVRTADEQNVGDGWMAVFSIPLLFVLILVPLMLSVAVAWARRRRLARRTGWRPVRVQAHDPVDRPQVVRFTIGGRRLVARATALTRVPPAEGNRRAGAKVAGSGRRFVLVLPNGSRRGGPRAVALKATGPRRTQ from the coding sequence ATGACCGATTCGGCGACCTGGGACCGTGTGCTGCGCCGGCAGTTCTGGCGCGCGGTCGGCTGGGCCGTGCTGTGCTTGCTGGTGGTGCCGGCGTCGGCGCTGGGCATCGCGTGGCAGGGCAGCCGCGCCGACTACCTGCTCGACCACGGCACCGAGGTCACGGGCAAGGTCGTGGCGGTCGGCACGCCCCGCGACGGCGACGGCACGCCCACCGTCACGGTCGCCTACACCGCCGGCGGCGTCCCCGAGCAGGCCCAGATCAACCGCGACTCCGACCGCGACTACGAAATGGGCGAACCGGTCTCGGTGTTCTACGACCCCGACGCCCCGACCCACGTGCGGACCGCGGACGAACAGAACGTCGGCGACGGCTGGATGGCGGTCTTCTCCATCCCGCTGCTTTTCGTGCTGATCCTCGTCCCGCTGATGCTGTCGGTCGCCGTGGCGTGGGCGCGCCGTCGCCGGCTCGCCCGCCGCACGGGTTGGCGGCCCGTCCGCGTCCAGGCCCACGACCCCGTCGACCGCCCGCAGGTCGTCCGCTTCACCATCGGCGGCCGTCGGCTGGTCGCCCGCGCGACGGCGCTGACGCGCGTGCCTCCTGCGGAGGGCAATCGCCGGGCCGGCGCTAAGGTCGCGGGGTCGGGCCGCCGGTTCGTTCTGGTGCT
- the hisF gene encoding imidazole glycerol phosphate synthase subunit HisF codes for MAVAVRVIPCLDVDAGRVVKGVNFADLRDAGDPVELARLYDHEGADELTFLDVTASSGNRETTFDVVRRTAEQVFIPLTVGGGVRSNDDVNRLLRTGADKVSINTAAIARPELLREASRRFGAQCIVLSVDARRVPEGGEPTASGFEVTTHGGRRGTGIDAVEWAARGEELGVGEILLNSMDADGTKSGFDLSLIEMVRRAVRVPVIASGGAGAVDHFLPAVEAGADAVLAASVFHFGQLKIGDVKGALREGGVVIR; via the coding sequence ATGGCTGTGGCGGTGAGGGTGATCCCGTGTCTGGACGTCGACGCGGGTCGCGTGGTGAAGGGCGTCAACTTCGCCGATCTGCGCGACGCCGGCGACCCGGTGGAGCTGGCCCGGCTGTATGACCATGAAGGCGCCGACGAGCTGACTTTCCTCGACGTCACCGCGTCGTCGGGCAACCGCGAGACCACCTTCGACGTGGTCCGCCGCACGGCCGAGCAGGTCTTCATCCCGCTGACCGTCGGCGGCGGTGTGCGCTCCAACGACGACGTGAACCGCCTGCTGCGCACGGGCGCGGACAAGGTGAGCATCAACACGGCCGCGATCGCGCGTCCGGAGCTGCTGCGCGAGGCGTCGCGCCGGTTCGGGGCCCAGTGCATCGTGCTGTCGGTCGACGCGCGGCGCGTCCCCGAGGGCGGCGAGCCGACGGCGTCGGGCTTCGAGGTGACCACCCACGGCGGGCGCCGCGGCACCGGCATCGACGCGGTCGAGTGGGCCGCGCGTGGCGAGGAGCTGGGCGTGGGCGAGATCCTGCTCAACTCGATGGACGCCGACGGCACCAAGTCCGGCTTCGACCTCTCCCTGATCGAGATGGTCCGCCGCGCGGTGCGCGTGCCGGTGATCGCCAGCGGCGGCGCGGGCGCCGTCGACCACTTCCTGCCCGCCGTGGAGGCCGGCGCCGACGCGGTGCTCGCGGCGAGCGTGTTCCACTTCGGACAGCTGAAGATCGGCGACGTCAAGGGCGCGCTGCGCGAGGGCGGGGTCGTCATCCGATGA
- a CDS encoding SigE family RNA polymerase sigma factor, whose product MTTSFDEFVAERLDGLLRYATVLTDDPHLAQDIVQDVLLRAQERWAKIDSPPTYVRRMVTNEYLSWRRRAVRRVVPSSHEVLDAISPPAADPSVAYDERDEMLARLATLPRKQRTALVLRYYENYSDEEIGDVLRCATSTVRSQISRALATLRATAYPLPTALTTGAGE is encoded by the coding sequence GTGACCACCAGCTTCGACGAGTTCGTGGCGGAACGCCTCGACGGGCTTCTGCGCTACGCGACCGTCCTCACCGACGATCCGCACCTGGCGCAGGACATCGTGCAGGACGTGCTGCTGCGGGCCCAGGAGCGCTGGGCGAAGATCGACTCGCCGCCCACGTACGTGCGCCGGATGGTCACCAACGAATACCTGTCGTGGCGGCGCCGCGCGGTCCGGCGCGTGGTGCCGTCGAGCCACGAGGTGCTCGACGCGATCAGCCCGCCGGCGGCCGACCCGTCGGTGGCCTACGACGAGCGCGACGAGATGCTGGCCCGCCTCGCGACGCTGCCGCGCAAGCAGCGCACGGCGCTGGTGCTGCGCTACTACGAGAACTACTCCGACGAGGAGATCGGCGACGTCCTCAGATGCGCCACCTCCACCGTGCGAAGCCAGATCTCGCGCGCGCTCGCGACCCTGCGCGCCACGGCCTACCCCTTGCCCACCGCCCTGACCACCGGAGCCGGAGAATGA
- the priA gene encoding bifunctional 1-(5-phosphoribosyl)-5-((5-phosphoribosylamino)methylideneamino)imidazole-4-carboxamide isomerase/phosphoribosylanthranilate isomerase PriA produces the protein MTFTLFPAVDVADGQAVRLVQGEAGTETSYGSPLDAALAWQRDGAEWIHLVDLDAAFGKGSNRELLAEVIGRLDVQVELSGGIRDDASLEAALGTGARRVNLGTAALEDPSWTAKVITTYGDRVAIGLDVRITDAGHRVSSRGWTSDGGDLWEVLDRLDRDGAARYVVTDVSKDGTLKGPNLELLREVAARTDAPVIASGGVSSVDDLKALATLACDGIEGAIVGKALYAGAFTLPEALAAVR, from the coding sequence GGCCAGGCCGTCCGACTCGTCCAGGGCGAGGCCGGCACCGAGACGTCCTACGGCAGCCCGCTCGACGCCGCCCTCGCCTGGCAGCGCGACGGCGCCGAGTGGATCCACCTCGTCGACCTCGACGCGGCCTTCGGCAAGGGCTCGAACCGCGAGCTGCTGGCCGAGGTGATCGGCCGCCTCGACGTGCAGGTGGAGCTCTCCGGCGGCATCCGCGACGACGCCTCCCTGGAAGCCGCCCTCGGCACCGGCGCGCGGCGCGTGAACCTCGGCACCGCCGCCCTGGAAGACCCCTCCTGGACGGCCAAGGTCATCACCACCTACGGCGACCGCGTGGCCATCGGCCTGGACGTGCGCATCACCGACGCCGGCCACCGCGTGTCCTCGCGAGGCTGGACCTCGGACGGCGGCGACCTGTGGGAGGTCCTCGACCGCCTCGACCGCGACGGCGCGGCCCGCTACGTCGTCACCGACGTCAGCAAGGACGGCACCCTGAAGGGCCCGAACCTCGAACTGCTGCGCGAAGTCGCCGCCCGCACCGACGCCCCCGTCATCGCCTCCGGCGGCGTGTCCAGTGTGGACGACCTCAAGGCCCTGGCGACCCTGGCCTGCGACGGCATCGAAGGCGCCATCGTCGGCAAGGCCCTCTACGCCGGCGCCTTCACCCTGCCCGAAGCCCTCGCCGCCGTCCGCTGA
- a CDS encoding DUF3592 domain-containing protein → MKHETTEADTAECDRVVHVRVRRAAVIAAVFLVALAASVFGAVRVFTAYDDLQLRGLVATGTVTGVHDSRRGPTSFDVEYSANGAHEESSFSVDSAETYSVGQVVSVRYDPADPADPAHAIADGQTAVFSREGLIALAALASLVVFVWFTLMSLAWVRRRRAVPGTGWHWAEAAQAPRRGDPVMTFLAAGSGIKAERTRYVRPGRFAIRPRPPTAGWLAGERKVLVLVVPASREGAKPSAYRLRRAQKPKRRR, encoded by the coding sequence GTGAAGCACGAGACGACCGAGGCTGACACCGCCGAGTGTGATCGGGTGGTGCACGTCCGCGTCCGCCGCGCCGCCGTGATCGCGGCCGTGTTCCTGGTCGCGCTCGCGGCCTCGGTCTTCGGCGCGGTGCGGGTCTTCACGGCCTACGACGACCTGCAGCTGCGCGGCTTGGTCGCGACCGGCACGGTCACAGGCGTGCACGACAGCCGCCGCGGGCCGACCTCGTTCGACGTGGAGTACTCCGCGAACGGCGCCCACGAGGAGTCCTCCTTCAGCGTCGACTCCGCCGAGACGTACTCCGTGGGCCAGGTCGTGTCCGTGCGTTACGACCCGGCCGACCCGGCCGACCCGGCACACGCGATAGCCGACGGCCAGACGGCCGTCTTCTCCCGCGAGGGGTTGATCGCGCTCGCGGCGCTGGCGTCGCTGGTCGTGTTCGTGTGGTTCACGCTGATGAGCCTGGCCTGGGTCCGCCGGCGCCGCGCCGTGCCCGGCACGGGCTGGCACTGGGCCGAAGCCGCCCAGGCACCCCGCCGCGGCGACCCCGTGATGACCTTCCTGGCCGCCGGCAGCGGCATCAAGGCCGAGCGCACCCGCTACGTACGCCCCGGCCGGTTCGCGATCCGGCCGCGCCCGCCCACCGCGGGCTGGCTGGCCGGTGAGAGGAAAGTGCTCGTGCTCGTGGTGCCGGCGTCGCGCGAGGGTGCCAAGCCGTCCGCGTACCGCCTGCGCCGCGCGCAGAAGCCGAAGCGGCGGCGGTGA
- a CDS encoding PPOX class F420-dependent oxidoreductase, with protein MPTELDRFAGEKYVVLTTFRRDGRAVPTAVWFGLDGDELLVYSERKAGKVKRIRNSGRVEIQASDVRGRTHGPAVVGMARLLDDDGTDRVRKAIRRHYPLVGPVSMFFSKLRGGPRRTIGIAVKVGEG; from the coding sequence ATGCCTACCGAGCTGGACCGTTTTGCCGGTGAGAAGTACGTCGTGCTCACCACGTTCCGCCGGGACGGGCGGGCTGTGCCTACGGCCGTGTGGTTCGGTCTCGATGGTGACGAGCTGCTGGTGTACTCGGAACGCAAGGCGGGCAAGGTAAAGCGGATTCGCAACAGTGGGCGGGTCGAGATCCAGGCGAGTGATGTCCGGGGGCGGACGCATGGGCCTGCGGTCGTCGGGATGGCGCGGCTGCTGGATGATGACGGGACCGACCGGGTGCGGAAGGCTATTCGGCGCCATTATCCGTTGGTGGGGCCGGTGTCGATGTTCTTCAGCAAGTTGCGTGGGGGGCCGAGGCGGACGATTGGTATTGCCGTCAAGGTGGGGGAAGGCTGA
- the hisI gene encoding phosphoribosyl-AMP cyclohydrolase yields the protein MSLDATLSQRLKRNADGLIAAVVVEHSTSDVLMMAWMNDEALESTLTTRRATYWSRSRQELWVKGETSGHVQHVREVRIDCDGDTVLLRVDQTGPACHTGTHTCFDSAERLLLADESENTP from the coding sequence ATGAGCCTCGACGCAACCCTGTCGCAGCGGCTCAAGCGCAACGCCGACGGCCTGATCGCGGCCGTCGTCGTGGAGCACTCGACGTCCGACGTGCTGATGATGGCCTGGATGAACGACGAGGCCCTGGAGTCCACCCTCACCACCCGGCGCGCGACCTACTGGTCCCGCAGCCGCCAGGAGCTGTGGGTGAAGGGCGAGACCTCGGGCCACGTCCAGCACGTCCGCGAAGTGCGGATCGATTGCGACGGTGACACAGTGCTCCTGCGCGTGGACCAGACCGGCCCGGCCTGCCACACGGGCACCCACACCTGTTTCGACTCCGCGGAGCGCCTGCTCCTCGCCGACGAGAGTGAGAACACCCCGTGA